In Vibrio gallicus, a single window of DNA contains:
- a CDS encoding DUF3612 domain-containing protein translates to MKSKTSLFRQSHFLGTKIRNLRKRNHLTLEDLSARCIKLNPESAPSVSYLSMIERGKRVPSEDMLEVIADVFQKPLNWFLDDANDHHDIVPDKSGKGGVRGMALEPSFLFSNDILQIAIPEMLAQTGTTGRQFAHLLIRAHQEHNQNHFPDLERAAEEVGHKRMPLQVDDLLEICEEIGLKVKWFSDSPKPVVDALDDTRHRVTRSYFEPPNIVHINKILKNDPVRLKYDLAVNIGHMVLHQGDGEKSNLIADSKPSYGLRDESQTSNSVELDSTKILHAWRDFECSFFAGALLCPKVPFRQLLDRSGYDISVCKLAGVSESIAMRRMTAVSPYPHWHYFDAYHPGILKAVYRGNGIPLPWGNMKMVEDPCQHWAVFRMTTKDKDFNQSVAQISILMQNDEPHIYCCESVKVKDFAGNAHVLCSGLDLNPAIQAQGFDAINIANQLKDSCIKNGGTGPIPKDIQNLLLTVGRILNINWIERGMDNRARLICSRGSVCPRVPQCKTSTPLQEIEVQTMS, encoded by the coding sequence ATGAAATCAAAAACCAGCTTATTCAGACAATCACATTTTCTTGGCACCAAGATCAGGAATCTACGCAAACGTAACCACCTTACGCTTGAGGATTTATCAGCGCGTTGTATAAAATTAAACCCAGAATCTGCGCCCTCAGTGTCTTATCTATCAATGATTGAACGAGGCAAACGTGTACCGAGCGAAGACATGCTCGAGGTAATTGCGGATGTATTCCAAAAACCATTAAATTGGTTCTTAGACGATGCCAACGACCACCACGATATTGTTCCAGATAAGAGTGGGAAAGGCGGTGTTAGAGGAATGGCGCTTGAGCCTAGCTTTCTGTTTTCCAATGATATTTTGCAAATTGCTATTCCAGAAATGCTGGCTCAAACCGGTACCACCGGCCGACAATTTGCCCATCTTTTGATCCGAGCTCACCAAGAGCACAATCAGAACCACTTTCCCGATCTAGAGCGAGCAGCAGAAGAGGTTGGTCACAAACGTATGCCACTGCAGGTGGATGACCTGCTTGAAATCTGTGAAGAAATTGGCCTTAAAGTAAAATGGTTTAGTGATAGCCCAAAGCCTGTTGTTGATGCCTTAGATGACACGCGCCATCGGGTAACTCGCTCCTATTTTGAGCCACCAAATATCGTCCATATCAACAAAATACTCAAAAATGACCCAGTGCGACTAAAATATGACCTTGCGGTGAATATTGGGCACATGGTGCTTCATCAGGGAGATGGTGAAAAAAGCAATCTTATTGCAGATAGTAAGCCAAGCTATGGACTTAGAGATGAGAGCCAAACTAGCAACTCAGTCGAACTAGATTCCACTAAGATCCTACACGCCTGGCGCGATTTTGAGTGCTCATTTTTTGCGGGAGCACTGCTGTGCCCTAAAGTACCCTTTCGACAATTGCTTGACCGCAGCGGCTATGATATTTCGGTATGTAAATTGGCGGGTGTATCGGAATCCATTGCTATGCGACGTATGACCGCTGTATCACCCTACCCTCATTGGCATTACTTTGACGCCTACCATCCGGGTATATTAAAGGCAGTATATCGAGGTAATGGCATTCCTCTACCATGGGGCAATATGAAGATGGTCGAAGATCCCTGTCAACACTGGGCAGTGTTTCGTATGACAACCAAAGACAAAGACTTCAACCAGAGCGTGGCTCAGATATCAATTCTAATGCAAAACGATGAACCGCATATCTACTGCTGTGAATCGGTTAAAGTCAAAGACTTTGCTGGTAACGCCCATGTTCTGTGTAGCGGTCTCGACCTCAACCCTGCGATTCAGGCGCAAGGTTTTGACGCTATCAACATAGCCAATCAACTAAAAGATTCCTGTATCAAAAACGGGGGCACTGGGCCAATCCCTAAAGATATACAAAACTTGCTACTCACCGTAGGCCGTATCTTAAATATTAATTGGATTGAGCGCGGAATGGACAATCGCGCTCGGCTTATCTGTTCGAGAGGCTCTGTTTGTCCACGAGTTCCACAGTGTAAAACCTCCACACCACTACAAGAAATTGAAGTGCAAACAATGAGTTAA
- a CDS encoding malate synthase G: MNLPLTKQCQIHHQLSQFLNTEVLPLVNLDVEAFWHDFTELLEEFAPRNQALLQKRDDFQAQIDQFHYTHPSFTLAQYQQFLTEIGYLVDEGEDFTIETQNLDTEITAIAAPQLVVPIKNARFALNAANARWGSLYDALYGSDVIPSKGGMQAGKKYNPARGKRAIEYAKNMLDEVFPLDEGSHQDVESYTVYFQNLLAYFPDGSHSGLKNPRQFVAASDPEREPTSIILKHNGLHVELIINRQGKIGKNDLSHIDDIQMESATSTIMDLEDSIAAVDGEDKVDAYRNWLGLVTGSLSAGFEKDGVHHIRRLEGDRSYDGRGGEDYNLHGRSLLLIRNVGHLMNSDLVTLRNGDMAPEGLIDSVITALIAAIELKNPQACRIRNSREGSIYIVKPKMHGPEEVAFACDVFTRVEQMLELAPNTIKIGIMDEERRTSLNLKSCIRQAKQRVFFINTGFLDRTGDEIHTSMNAGPFMPKPELKHQRWIESYENNNVATGLQCGMSGRAQIGKGMWAMPDEMAAMMEQKSSHLQAGASTAWVPSPTAATLHALHYLQCNVFERQQQIQTKSYREGMLDIPLLDDQRTLTSTEIESELKNNVQGILGYVSRWVEMGIGCSKVPDINYVGLMEDRATLRISSQHIANWLKHEICTTQQVEECMQQMAMTVDSQNSNTAGYQDMTPNTHTSLAYQAAKALIFEGMAQPNGYTEPLLHHYRILAKQH; encoded by the coding sequence ATGAATTTACCGCTAACCAAACAATGCCAAATTCACCACCAATTGTCCCAGTTCTTGAATACTGAAGTCCTTCCTCTAGTGAATCTTGATGTCGAGGCCTTCTGGCATGACTTCACTGAACTATTGGAAGAGTTCGCGCCGCGTAATCAAGCTCTATTGCAAAAGCGGGATGATTTTCAAGCTCAAATTGATCAATTTCATTACACACACCCTAGCTTTACTTTGGCGCAGTATCAGCAGTTTTTAACCGAGATTGGCTATCTAGTTGATGAAGGGGAAGACTTTACTATTGAAACTCAAAATCTCGACACAGAGATAACCGCAATTGCGGCGCCACAACTGGTTGTGCCAATCAAAAATGCTCGGTTTGCACTGAACGCGGCTAATGCGCGTTGGGGAAGCTTATACGATGCATTATATGGAAGCGATGTTATTCCAAGTAAAGGCGGTATGCAGGCAGGGAAAAAATACAACCCAGCACGTGGCAAGCGCGCAATTGAGTATGCAAAAAATATGCTCGATGAGGTATTTCCTCTAGATGAGGGCTCGCATCAAGATGTAGAAAGCTACACCGTCTATTTTCAAAATCTATTGGCTTACTTCCCAGATGGCTCGCACTCAGGTCTTAAAAATCCGCGCCAGTTTGTTGCCGCTAGTGATCCAGAGCGTGAACCAACGTCGATTATCTTAAAGCACAATGGTTTACATGTGGAATTGATTATAAATCGCCAAGGCAAGATTGGTAAAAATGATCTGTCTCATATTGATGATATTCAAATGGAGTCAGCAACTTCAACCATTATGGATCTTGAGGACTCTATTGCCGCGGTAGATGGTGAGGACAAGGTCGATGCCTATAGAAACTGGTTAGGGTTAGTGACAGGGTCACTAAGTGCAGGGTTTGAAAAAGATGGCGTACATCATATCCGTCGTTTGGAAGGTGACCGTAGCTACGATGGTCGTGGCGGCGAGGATTATAATCTGCATGGTCGCTCACTACTTCTGATCCGTAATGTAGGCCATTTGATGAACAGTGATCTTGTTACGCTGCGCAATGGAGACATGGCACCTGAAGGATTAATTGATTCGGTAATAACAGCGCTTATCGCGGCTATTGAGCTTAAGAACCCGCAAGCATGCCGAATACGTAATAGTCGTGAAGGCTCTATTTATATCGTGAAACCAAAAATGCACGGTCCTGAAGAAGTGGCGTTTGCCTGCGATGTATTTACTCGTGTTGAACAGATGCTAGAGCTTGCGCCAAACACCATCAAAATCGGGATCATGGATGAAGAACGTCGCACTTCACTAAACCTGAAAAGCTGTATCAGACAAGCAAAGCAGCGCGTGTTCTTCATTAATACAGGCTTTTTAGATAGAACTGGCGATGAGATCCATACCAGCATGAATGCCGGCCCATTTATGCCCAAGCCGGAGTTAAAACATCAGCGCTGGATTGAGTCGTATGAAAACAACAATGTTGCAACTGGCCTGCAATGTGGAATGTCCGGTAGGGCTCAGATTGGTAAAGGTATGTGGGCAATGCCAGACGAGATGGCGGCGATGATGGAGCAAAAGTCCAGTCATTTGCAAGCGGGTGCATCGACAGCATGGGTGCCGTCACCAACCGCCGCTACGCTACATGCGCTGCATTACTTGCAATGCAATGTATTTGAGCGTCAACAACAGATCCAGACCAAGTCTTATCGCGAAGGCATGTTAGATATCCCACTGCTTGATGATCAAAGGACACTCACCTCTACAGAGATTGAGAGTGAGCTAAAAAATAACGTGCAAGGGATCTTGGGGTATGTATCGCGTTGGGTTGAGATGGGTATTGGCTGTTCAAAGGTACCTGATATTAATTACGTTGGTCTAATGGAAGACCGAGCCACCTTACGGATATCTAGCCAACATATTGCTAATTGGCTTAAGCACGAGATTTGCACAACACAACAGGTAGAGGAGTGCATGCAGCAGATGGCAATGACGGTGGATAGCCAGAATAGTAATACAGCGGGCTACCAAGATATGACACCGAACACACACACTAGCCTGGCTTATCAAGCCGCAAAAGCACTTATTTTCGAGGGAATGGCGCAGCCCAACGGCTATACCGAGCCTTTATTACACCACTATCGAATTTTAGCAAAACAGCACTAA
- a CDS encoding isocitrate lyase, whose product MNSYRTMLENAANTTQQQGDTWSAINPEFVVRMQLQNRFRTGLDIAKYTAKIMRRDMQAYDDDCENYTQSLGCWHGFVGQQKMISIKKHFGTTQSRYLYLSGWMVAAMRSELGPLPDQSMHEKTAVPKLIEELYTFLKQADARELNHLYHALDNARQQGDEIKAIAAQKQIDSFETHIVPIVADIDAGFGNEEATYLLAKKMIEAGACCIQIENQVSDAKQCGHQDGKVTVPHEDFLAKINAVRYAFLELGVDDGVIVARTDSLGAGLTQKIPVSQCAGDLAEQYNAFIDGEEITSLDELESGDMVLKQGGRIIKPTRLPNGLVKFKPNTGEDRVVLDCITSLQHGADLLWIETEKPHVEQIAGMVNRIREVVPNAKLVYNNSPSFNWTLNFRQQVFDAWAEQGKDVSAYDREKLMSSIFDDTELAREADTRIQNFQRDGAREAGIFHHLITLPTYHTAALSTDNLAKDYFGEMGMLAYVKGVQRQEIRQQLSSVKHQDMAGSNIGDDHKSYFSGEQALKASGENNTMNQFG is encoded by the coding sequence ATGAATAGCTATAGAACTATGTTGGAAAACGCAGCGAATACGACTCAACAGCAAGGAGACACGTGGAGCGCAATTAACCCTGAGTTTGTGGTGCGCATGCAGCTTCAAAACCGTTTTAGAACTGGGCTGGATATTGCTAAGTATACCGCCAAAATTATGCGTCGAGATATGCAGGCCTATGACGATGATTGTGAAAACTACACTCAGTCTTTGGGTTGCTGGCACGGATTTGTTGGTCAGCAGAAAATGATCTCCATTAAAAAACACTTTGGTACGACTCAAAGTCGTTATCTGTACCTGTCTGGCTGGATGGTGGCGGCGATGCGCTCTGAATTAGGGCCACTTCCTGACCAATCAATGCATGAGAAAACCGCAGTACCAAAACTTATCGAAGAGCTGTACACCTTTTTAAAACAAGCGGATGCCCGCGAGTTAAACCATCTTTATCATGCTCTTGATAATGCACGTCAGCAAGGTGATGAAATCAAGGCAATCGCCGCGCAAAAACAAATAGACAGTTTTGAGACCCATATCGTACCGATAGTGGCAGATATTGATGCAGGCTTTGGTAATGAAGAAGCCACCTACCTGCTAGCCAAGAAGATGATTGAAGCGGGCGCATGCTGTATTCAGATCGAAAATCAGGTATCAGATGCCAAGCAATGCGGACACCAAGACGGGAAGGTGACGGTACCTCATGAAGACTTTCTCGCTAAAATTAATGCGGTTCGCTATGCGTTCCTAGAGCTTGGAGTTGATGATGGCGTTATCGTGGCGCGTACCGATTCACTGGGCGCAGGCTTGACTCAGAAGATCCCTGTATCACAGTGTGCTGGCGATTTGGCAGAGCAATACAATGCCTTTATAGATGGCGAAGAGATCACTTCACTAGATGAGCTTGAAAGCGGTGATATGGTTCTTAAACAAGGTGGTCGTATTATCAAGCCGACTCGACTACCAAATGGTTTGGTGAAGTTTAAGCCTAATACTGGGGAGGATCGAGTGGTTCTTGATTGTATTACTTCCCTACAACACGGGGCTGATCTACTGTGGATTGAAACCGAAAAGCCTCATGTGGAACAGATAGCGGGTATGGTTAATCGCATCCGAGAGGTGGTACCGAATGCAAAACTGGTATACAACAATAGCCCATCGTTTAACTGGACTCTAAACTTCCGCCAGCAAGTATTTGATGCATGGGCAGAGCAAGGTAAAGACGTCTCGGCTTATGATAGAGAGAAGCTGATGAGTAGTATCTTTGATGATACCGAGTTGGCAAGAGAGGCGGATACCCGTATCCAAAACTTCCAACGTGATGGGGCCAGAGAGGCGGGTATATTCCACCATTTGATTACGCTACCTACCTATCACACCGCTGCACTGTCAACGGATAATCTGGCTAAAGATTACTTTGGCGAAATGGGGATGCTGGCTTATGTTAAAGGTGTTCAGCGTCAAGAGATACGCCAGCAGCTTTCTTCTGTGAAGCATCAGGATATGGCGGGCTCTAATATTGGCGATGACCATAAAAGCTACTTCTCTGGCGAACAGGCGCTAAAAGCATCCGGCGAAAATAACACCATGAACCAATTTGGTTAG
- a CDS encoding aldehyde dehydrogenase family protein, which translates to MPHLNLIRDNVEQVQDELQSSFELLQQAYNAQPNSSFEHRAGLLKLLKSALLENQNALITALNSDFESRSDFDTVMADIMPTVSHINYTVKHLNKWMKASPRKAGLLLSPSKLEVQYQPVGVVGIISPWNFPIMLSLAPLATALAAGNRIMVKLSEYTPRTNEVIKDLLRPLDSHVQVVTGNAQIAAKFTSLKFAHLLFTGSTHTGRLVAQSAAKNLVPVTLELGGKSPVVITPSSDLNKVMDSIIFGKCVNAGQICVAPDYVLIEQDKADAFAELFIERFITLYGNNPQDFTHIINDTQHRRLQQYLSEAELCESCRVVPVTGDALSDNSRRMLPHLVLNPDTELRLMREEIFGPILPVVGYQNLEQAVAIINKGERPLALYIMSEDDISTNYILNRTHSGGVAINDTILQVAAEDAPFGGIGESGMGRYHGKEGFLSFSHARTVLRTPTWLPRARYMLKAKSLTLRVLRKLFIK; encoded by the coding sequence ATGCCACACCTAAACCTTATTCGAGATAACGTCGAGCAAGTGCAGGATGAACTACAAAGCAGCTTTGAATTGTTGCAACAAGCTTACAACGCTCAACCTAATTCCAGTTTTGAGCATCGTGCTGGTTTACTTAAACTCTTAAAATCAGCACTGCTTGAAAACCAAAATGCATTGATTACTGCGCTAAATAGTGACTTTGAATCGCGCAGTGATTTTGACACGGTTATGGCGGATATCATGCCAACGGTTTCTCATATCAATTACACCGTTAAACATCTAAATAAATGGATGAAAGCATCGCCTCGTAAAGCCGGTTTGCTGTTGTCACCCTCAAAGCTTGAGGTTCAATATCAGCCTGTAGGCGTCGTTGGAATTATTTCACCTTGGAACTTTCCAATTATGCTAAGCCTGGCACCATTAGCGACCGCTCTTGCAGCGGGTAATAGAATAATGGTCAAGCTCAGTGAGTATACTCCTCGCACCAATGAGGTGATAAAGGACCTACTTAGACCATTAGATTCACATGTTCAGGTTGTGACGGGGAATGCGCAAATAGCTGCAAAATTTACCAGTTTAAAGTTTGCTCATCTTTTATTTACCGGTTCAACCCATACAGGTCGCCTAGTGGCACAAAGCGCCGCCAAAAATTTGGTTCCAGTTACATTGGAGCTAGGAGGTAAATCGCCAGTCGTTATCACCCCATCGAGTGATTTAAATAAGGTGATGGATAGTATTATCTTTGGTAAGTGTGTCAATGCGGGACAAATTTGCGTAGCGCCTGATTACGTATTGATTGAGCAAGATAAAGCCGATGCATTTGCCGAGTTATTTATTGAGCGTTTTATCACCTTGTATGGCAATAATCCTCAAGACTTTACGCATATCATTAATGACACCCAACATCGTCGGCTGCAGCAGTACTTATCGGAAGCTGAATTATGCGAGAGCTGTCGCGTAGTACCTGTTACTGGCGATGCATTATCTGATAATTCCCGTCGCATGCTTCCTCATTTGGTGTTAAATCCGGATACGGAACTGCGGCTAATGAGAGAAGAGATATTTGGGCCAATCTTGCCAGTAGTAGGATACCAAAATCTAGAGCAAGCGGTTGCCATTATCAATAAAGGCGAAAGGCCGTTGGCGCTTTATATTATGTCCGAAGATGATATCAGTACCAATTATATCCTTAACCGGACCCACAGCGGAGGCGTGGCGATCAACGATACTATTTTGCAGGTAGCGGCAGAAGATGCGCCGTTTGGTGGTATTGGTGAGTCGGGAATGGGACGTTATCATGGTAAGGAAGGTTTTCTAAGCTTTAGTCATGCGCGCACTGTATTGAGGACGCCAACTTGGTTACCTAGAGCGCGCTATATGCTAAAAGCGAAAAGCCTGACACTGCGAGTGCTACGTAAATTGTTTATAAAATAG
- the yqfB gene encoding N(4)-acetylcytidine aminohydrolase: MSLTTITFFERFEADILSGKKTITIRNQDEKDFLLNSQVSVATFEQGRWFCDLMIKSVEPIQFKDLSQLHAAQENMTLSELKSVIREIYPQTETLYVISFSLVAN; this comes from the coding sequence ATGAGCTTAACCACGATAACGTTTTTTGAGCGCTTTGAGGCGGATATCTTATCGGGTAAAAAAACGATTACGATTCGTAATCAAGATGAGAAAGATTTTTTACTCAATAGTCAGGTGAGCGTTGCGACATTTGAGCAGGGGCGTTGGTTTTGTGATCTGATGATTAAATCAGTTGAACCGATACAATTTAAAGACCTGTCACAACTGCATGCGGCGCAAGAGAATATGACATTGAGTGAGCTCAAGAGCGTAATAAGAGAGATCTATCCACAAACTGAAACACTGTATGTGATCAGCTTCAGCTTAGTTGCGAATTAG
- a CDS encoding DUF502 domain-containing protein, whose protein sequence is MKKRIKLTFMLGLMVLLPIAAMAYLVVWTLTTVSDLIHPIVDWVGNFGYSEQISIALAFALILGSCFTLGLIITTKIGKSAYGLFEKIARKVPGYGFISETTKQLLDGDSLNITKKTACRVYPTGRENASLLGFVIESLDKIDSVVVFCPTAPVPTSGYSYIVSNRDVDILEDVDSTEALRVITLCGTGTQQLFEK, encoded by the coding sequence ATGAAAAAACGAATAAAACTTACCTTTATGTTGGGCTTGATGGTATTGCTACCGATTGCTGCAATGGCTTACTTGGTCGTTTGGACTCTAACAACTGTTTCCGATCTTATTCACCCAATAGTCGATTGGGTGGGGAACTTTGGCTATTCTGAGCAAATCTCTATTGCGTTGGCTTTTGCTTTGATTTTAGGTAGCTGCTTCACTCTTGGGCTGATCATCACTACCAAGATTGGTAAGTCAGCATATGGTCTGTTTGAAAAGATAGCCAGAAAGGTGCCAGGCTACGGCTTTATTTCAGAAACCACTAAGCAATTACTTGATGGTGATTCGCTAAATATCACTAAGAAAACAGCATGTCGAGTTTATCCAACTGGGCGTGAAAATGCGTCATTGCTTGGGTTTGTGATTGAGAGTTTAGATAAGATTGATAGCGTAGTGGTTTTCTGCCCGACAGCGCCAGTACCTACATCTGGATACTCTTACATCGTATCAAACCGTGATGTTGATATTCTTGAGGATGTGGACTCTACTGAAGCGTTGCGCGTGATAACATTGTGCGGAACAGGAACTCAGCAACTGTTTGAAAAATAA
- a CDS encoding glutathione S-transferase family protein, giving the protein MKLFETAATPSSRRVSIFLKFLNTDVERIQLDLKGGDNLVADFQSRNPSGTVPMLELDDGTCISESVAVCRYLDSVVDNKHDLFGKGAVEQAQVEMWHRVVELQGLMMAFQGFRNISGFYADRENCVAAWGEEAKQRAVSFVDKLEKRLSQYSYVVGDRLTIVDITAFLFVNVMKMAFKVEFDAQYPAIVAWHAKLSAMPEFQ; this is encoded by the coding sequence ATGAAATTATTTGAAACTGCTGCAACACCAAGTAGCCGTCGAGTGAGCATTTTTTTGAAGTTTCTAAATACAGATGTAGAAAGAATACAGCTCGATCTCAAGGGGGGTGATAACCTTGTAGCAGATTTTCAGAGCCGTAACCCAAGTGGCACAGTACCTATGCTAGAGCTAGATGATGGTACCTGTATCAGTGAATCTGTAGCGGTATGTCGTTATTTAGACTCTGTGGTAGATAACAAGCATGACTTGTTTGGTAAGGGAGCGGTGGAGCAGGCGCAAGTTGAAATGTGGCATCGTGTTGTTGAGCTGCAAGGCTTGATGATGGCTTTTCAAGGGTTTCGTAATATTAGCGGGTTTTATGCAGACCGCGAAAATTGTGTAGCGGCTTGGGGTGAGGAAGCTAAGCAAAGAGCCGTTTCGTTTGTAGATAAACTGGAAAAACGTCTGTCCCAATACTCCTATGTTGTGGGTGATCGTTTAACGATTGTCGATATTACGGCGTTCTTGTTTGTCAATGTGATGAAGATGGCGTTTAAGGTTGAATTCGACGCTCAATACCCAGCTATTGTTGCTTGGCATGCCAAACTCTCTGCTATGCCAGAGTTTCAATAG
- a CDS encoding RNA-binding S4 domain-containing protein translates to MSHDAPEFDSEQEVEIEAIGVEVTSEPIELYKVLKIADAVSGGGEAKQAISQGFVAVNGELELRKRRKLVDGDLVQFNEEFYLVILNPDAVRAEFELPEIAEAPFEPQPQPVQEAKPEPQQPQRNPKSGRKSIDFF, encoded by the coding sequence TTGTCACATGATGCCCCTGAGTTTGACTCAGAACAAGAAGTCGAAATAGAAGCGATAGGCGTAGAGGTTACCAGTGAACCGATTGAGCTTTACAAGGTGCTTAAAATTGCTGATGCGGTAAGCGGTGGTGGCGAAGCAAAACAAGCGATAAGCCAGGGCTTTGTCGCGGTAAATGGCGAGCTTGAGCTGCGTAAACGCCGTAAGCTGGTGGATGGTGATTTGGTGCAGTTTAACGAGGAGTTCTACCTGGTTATTTTGAATCCAGATGCGGTACGTGCTGAATTTGAGCTGCCAGAAATTGCAGAAGCGCCTTTTGAGCCACAGCCTCAACCAGTACAGGAAGCCAAGCCTGAGCCGCAACAGCCACAAAGAAACCCGAAGTCGGGTCGTAAATCGATAGACTTTTTCTGA
- a CDS encoding iron-containing alcohol dehydrogenase, translating to MKFSYSNPTKIHFGQGQISQISTAIPSTSKVLVIYGGGSIKNNGVYDQVAQALEGHQWQEFSGVEPNPTVETLDKAVSLVKAQGIDYIVAVGGGSVIDGSKYVAAAAHYEGDGWDILIGKHKVTSAVDLGAILTLPATGSESNQGAVITKKATQDKLSFLSPCVQPKFAVLDPDSMKTLPERQLINGVVDAWVHVCEQYLTLPVGAMVQDGYAETLLKNLKTLGEQFQQRDSDQWRANLMWSANQALNGLIGTGVPQDWATHMIGHELTAQWGVDHARSLAIIQPSLLRNQIEAKRGKLQQMGKNVFGLAESDDLAEQTIAHIEAFYQSLNVPTQLTEHGDDKQGAITIVLKQLESHGLVALGESQSITLIESKQILESAIQ from the coding sequence ATGAAATTCAGCTATTCAAACCCCACTAAAATCCATTTTGGACAAGGTCAAATCTCTCAGATATCAACCGCAATCCCGTCGACTAGCAAGGTGTTAGTCATTTATGGTGGTGGTTCAATCAAGAACAACGGGGTTTATGACCAAGTTGCACAAGCCTTAGAAGGCCATCAATGGCAGGAATTCTCTGGTGTTGAGCCTAACCCTACCGTAGAAACCTTAGACAAAGCTGTCAGCCTAGTAAAGGCACAAGGCATTGATTATATCGTCGCTGTAGGCGGCGGCTCAGTTATCGATGGTTCTAAATATGTTGCGGCGGCGGCTCACTACGAAGGCGACGGTTGGGACATCTTGATTGGAAAACATAAGGTAACCAGTGCAGTCGATTTAGGGGCTATTTTAACTCTGCCGGCAACCGGTTCAGAGTCAAACCAAGGCGCAGTCATTACTAAAAAAGCCACTCAGGATAAACTGTCATTTCTATCGCCTTGCGTTCAACCAAAATTTGCAGTTCTAGACCCAGATTCAATGAAAACTCTGCCAGAACGACAACTGATTAACGGCGTTGTTGATGCTTGGGTGCACGTATGTGAGCAGTATCTAACCCTTCCTGTTGGAGCTATGGTGCAAGATGGCTATGCTGAAACCTTACTCAAGAATCTAAAGACCCTAGGTGAGCAATTCCAACAGCGTGATAGCGATCAATGGCGCGCCAATTTAATGTGGAGTGCAAACCAAGCGCTGAACGGCCTAATAGGAACCGGAGTCCCGCAAGATTGGGCGACTCATATGATTGGCCATGAACTCACAGCGCAATGGGGTGTTGACCATGCACGCTCGCTAGCTATCATTCAGCCGTCGCTACTACGTAATCAAATCGAAGCCAAGCGTGGCAAACTACAACAAATGGGTAAAAACGTATTTGGGCTTGCTGAAAGTGACGATTTAGCCGAACAAACTATTGCCCATATCGAGGCATTCTATCAAAGCCTTAACGTCCCAACGCAATTGACCGAACACGGTGACGACAAGCAAGGCGCTATTACTATCGTGCTAAAACAACTCGAATCCCATGGTTTGGTTGCCCTAGGAGAGAGCCAATCAATCACCTTGATTGAGTCGAAACAAATTCTCGAATCCGCGATCCAGTAA
- a CDS encoding AraC family transcriptional regulator codes for MTPAQDIVIGESQYCFFRTTDKLEALSIDRNSPSVEARIILFDPNFLEHQLPNTQGATTSAYPIFAASDLDTLLLRTLYSSLELSQDQHTHTHITQALLAHMNYCDPTFFNFVYQSLSLSLVERIIWFIDTRLDQDLSLGNLAQYLGCSESTIKRRLFDESLSFSELLRTKRLHKAATLLRSGRQTITTIATQSGFNSAAHFASSFKGYYGCTPKTFRRERRKP; via the coding sequence GTGACGCCCGCTCAAGATATTGTAATCGGCGAGAGTCAATATTGTTTTTTTAGAACTACCGACAAATTAGAAGCTTTAAGCATCGATAGAAACAGCCCTTCTGTTGAAGCGCGCATCATCTTGTTTGACCCAAACTTCCTTGAGCATCAATTACCTAACACTCAAGGTGCAACAACCTCAGCCTATCCAATATTTGCAGCATCAGATTTAGATACTCTACTACTCAGAACCTTATACAGCAGCCTGGAATTGTCTCAGGATCAACACACCCATACCCATATAACTCAAGCGCTGCTGGCACATATGAATTATTGTGATCCTACTTTCTTCAACTTCGTATACCAATCACTAAGTTTGAGTTTAGTAGAGCGCATCATTTGGTTTATTGATACCAGACTCGATCAAGATCTCTCTCTAGGGAATCTTGCACAGTATTTAGGGTGTTCAGAGTCTACAATCAAGCGAAGATTATTCGATGAATCACTATCTTTTAGCGAACTGCTGCGAACAAAACGACTGCATAAGGCAGCAACACTTTTACGCTCAGGTCGACAGACTATAACGACCATAGCGACACAATCAGGATTTAACAGCGCCGCTCATTTTGCCAGTAGCTTCAAAGGCTATTACGGCTGTACACCGAAAACATTTCGTCGCGAGCGACGCAAGCCATAA